The following are encoded together in the Vanrija pseudolonga chromosome 7, complete sequence genome:
- the trm1 gene encoding tRNA (guanine(26)-N(2))-dimethyltransferase has product MRFASTTLILHRASRNMSTSSIPYTVPLPGGIPDKYRPHTEQTTTILVPKANTAFLNPVQEYNRDLSVSVIRAWNDQRKEELEARWRANAVKKEAKGKGKTRGKANGAEKPAEEEKPATEESAGAEGSSSTEPKKEFVPSKITILEALSATGLRSIRYAKEIPDVKVVLANDLSPSACEAMRQNVALNGVGPVEEGAEKPAEAVDLGRREGCTGYVHVNEGDACALMYGHRTPRERVDVVDLDPYGTAAPFIDAALGCIADGGLLAVTCTDLAVLAGSSYPEKCFSNYGGVCAKAEYSHEVALRLVLNSLAQAAARYGRTITPLISLSIDFYVRLFVRVDSKPVEVKRLASQTGIVYICNFCETPVTQPFGKVLEKPSKNGDFTNTVYRSAGGPKASADCEECGSPQHVAGPMWLGPIQDPTFVSRVLKSIEADKAHYGTYPRMNGMLTMAHDELPDPFYFTSNKIHGFAHTSAGPTKQVVSALLNAGYKVSRSHAAPGSVKTDAPRAFVCDIVREHVKTHPVRMDKISEKSPARAFVSKAMTHEVDLKIHPEAKNYDKQDKVVYYQLNPLPNWGPGSRARSVRKDQPEQQGKRKAEDSAEGAEKKAKVAEVVEDDEEAAMNA; this is encoded by the exons ATGCGCTTTGCGTCAACAACATTGATTCTCCATCGCGCATCACGCAACAtgtcgacctcctccatcCCCTACACGGTCCCTCTGCCGGGAGGAATCCCAGACAAGTACCGCCCGCACACGGAGCAGACGACCACCATCCTCGTGCCCAAGGCCAACACGGCATTCCTCAACCCCGTTCAAGAGTACAACCGTGACCTGAGCGTGTCGGTCATCCGGGCTTGGAACGACCAGCGCAAGGAGGAGTTGGAGGCCAGATGgcgcgccaacgccgtcaagaaggaggccaagggcaagggcaagaccAGGGGCAAGGCCAACGGTGCGGAGAAgcctgccgaggaggagaagcccGCCACGGAGGAGAGCGCTGGTGCTgagggctcgtcgtcgaccgag CCGAAAAAGGAATTTGTCCCAAGCAAGATCACgatcctcgaggcgctgtcCGCAACCGGTCTTCGCTCAATCCGGTACGCCAAGGAGATCCCTGATGTCAAGGTGGTGCTCGCAAACGacctgtcgccgtcggcgtgcgagGCCATGCGTCAAAACGTCGCGCTGAACGGCGTTGGACCGGTTGAGGAAGGAGCCGAGAAGCCCGCTgaggccgtcgacctcgggcgccGCGAAGGCTGCACCGGCTACGTCCACGTCAATGAGGGAGACGCCTGCGCGCTCATGTACGGCCACCGCACACCACGGGAACgggtcgacgtcgttgaCCTCGACCCGTACGGCACTGCCGCTCCATTCATCGACGCTGCCCTCGGCTGcatcgccgacggcggcttGCTCGCCGTTACGTGCACCGacctcgctgtcctcgctgGCTCCAGCTACCCCGAGAAGTG CTTCTCAAACTACGGTGGTGTTtgcgccaaggccgagtaCTCGCACGAGGTCGCTCTCCGCCTTGTTCTGaactcgctcgcgcaggcggccgcCCGCTACGGCCGCACCATCACCCCTCTCATCTCTCTCTCGATCGACTTTTACGTCCGCCTGTTCGTCCGTGTCGACTCCAAgcccgtcgaggtcaagcgGTTGGCTAGCCAGACCGGCATCGTCTACATTTGCAACTTTTGCGAAACCCCTGTCACCCAGCCGTTCGGCAAGGTTCTTGAGAAGCCCAGCAAGAACGGTGACTTCACCAACACCGTGTACCGTTCAGCTGGCGGCCCGAAGGCGTCAGCGGACTGCGAGGAGTGTGGCTCGCCTCAGCATGTCGCCGGCCCGATGTGGCTCGGCCCGATCCAGGACCCCACCTTTGTCTCGCGCGTCCTCAAGAgcatcgaggccgacaaggcccaCTACGGCACCTACCCCCGCATGAACGGCATGCTTACGATGGcccacgacgagctgccAGACCCATTCTACTTTACCTCGAACAAGATCCACGGTTTCGCGCACACGAGCGCTGGACCAACAAAACAGGTCGTGTCGGCGCTCCTCAACGCAGGGTACAAGGTGTCCCGCTCTCATGCCGCTCCTGGATCCGTCAAGacggacgcgccgcgcgcgttTGTCTGTGACATTGTCCGCGAGCACGTCAAGACGCACCCTGTCCGCATGGACAAGATCTCGGAGAAGTCGCCTGCCCGTGCCTTTGTGTCCAAGGCCATGAC ACACGAGGTCGACCTCAAGATCCACCCCGAGGCGAAGAACTACGACAAGCAGGACAAGGTTGTCTACTACCAGCTCAACCCGCTGCCCAACTGGGGTCCGGGTTCGAGGGCCCGCAGCGTGCGCAAAGACCAGCCAGAACAGCAGGGCAAGCGAAAGGCCGAGGACAGCGCCGAGGGagccgagaagaaggccaaggttgccgaggtcgtcgaggacgacgaggaggcggcgatGAACGCATAG
- the ASF1 gene encoding Histone chaperone ASF1 — protein MVNIRNIELVNNPAKFDDEYHFRIKFEAIAPLAEDLEWRLIYVGSATSEEYDQELDSCMVGPIPAGVNAFEFVAPAPQHHLLPSVEPAEILGITVIIITASYRDKEFVRVGYYVNTDYEDEQLRLEPPSQVIWDKLYRNVLIEKPKVTRFQNPWDTGVTDGYDGPQQLDNAGDLYNSALPAPVQKAPAPQPSSMDVDDSVTA, from the exons atg GTCAACATTCGCAATATCGAGTTGGTAAACAACCCAGCcaagtttgacgacgagTACCACTTTCGCATCAAGTTTGAGGCGATCGCACCATTGGCTGAGG ACCTCGAGTGGCGCTTGATCTATGTGGGATCTGCGACCTCTGAAGAGTATGACCAGGAGCTTGATTCGTGTATGG TCGGCCCCATCCCCGCTGGCGTGAACGCGTTCGAGTTTgtcgcccccgcgccccagcaccacctccTGCCATCGGTCGAGCCCGCCGAGATCTTAGGTATCACagtcatcatcatcacggCGTCGTACAGGGACAAGGAGTTTGTGCGCGTGGGCTACTATGTCAACACCGActacgaggacgagcagctcCGTCTGGAACCACCTTCGCAGGTCATCTGGGACAAGCTCTACCGCAACGTTCTGATCGAGAAGCCCAAGGTCACTAG GTTCCAGAACCCGTGGGACACTGGAGTGACTGATGGTTACGATGgcccgcagcagctcgacaaCGCAGGGGACCTTTACAACTCGGCCCTCCCTGCACCTGTTCAGAAGGCTCCTGCCCCTCAACCAAGCAGCATGGACGTTGACGATTCAGTGACGGCATGA